From Vicingus serpentipes, the proteins below share one genomic window:
- a CDS encoding ABC transporter ATP-binding protein yields MAILKIENLTKTYPNGVKALDNVNIEITNGMFGLLGPNGAGKSSLMRTLATLQEADGGSVMLNDIDVFKNPTELRKTLGYLPQEFGVYPKITAEQLLDHVAVLKGITNGKERKEIVNYLLNKVNLYEKRSQSVKGFSGGMKQRIGIAQALIGKPQLIIVDEPTAGLDPGERNRFHNLLADVGQEVIIILSTHIVDDVRELCSNMAIMNLGKIVYQGSPITVIDELRGKVWQKSIERSEVADYKTNFNVISDKMVAGKPIIHVFADANPGSGFENVEPNLEDVFFTKVNLQS; encoded by the coding sequence ATGGCTATATTAAAAATAGAAAACTTAACAAAAACATACCCTAACGGTGTAAAAGCATTAGATAACGTTAACATAGAAATTACAAACGGAATGTTTGGATTATTAGGTCCAAATGGTGCTGGTAAATCTTCTTTAATGAGAACATTAGCAACATTACAAGAAGCTGATGGTGGTTCTGTAATGTTAAATGATATTGATGTTTTTAAAAACCCTACCGAATTAAGAAAAACGTTAGGTTATTTACCTCAAGAGTTTGGTGTTTATCCAAAAATTACTGCAGAACAATTGCTAGATCACGTTGCAGTTTTAAAAGGTATTACAAATGGTAAAGAACGTAAAGAAATTGTAAATTATCTATTGAACAAAGTAAACCTTTATGAAAAAAGAAGCCAAAGTGTTAAAGGATTCTCTGGAGGTATGAAACAGCGTATAGGAATTGCTCAAGCTCTTATCGGAAAGCCTCAATTAATTATAGTTGATGAGCCAACTGCTGGTTTAGATCCGGGAGAAAGAAATCGTTTTCATAACTTATTAGCAGATGTAGGTCAAGAAGTAATTATTATTTTATCTACTCACATTGTTGATGATGTAAGAGAATTATGCTCAAATATGGCTATTATGAATTTAGGGAAGATTGTTTATCAGGGTTCTCCTATTACGGTTATTGATGAGTTAAGAGGTAAAGTTTGGCAAAAATCAATAGAACGAAGTGAAGTTGCTGATTATAAAACCAATTTTAATGTGATTTCTGATAAAATGGTTGCTGGAAAACCAATTATTCATGTTTTTGCTGATGCCAATCCTGGTTCTGGTTTTGAAAATGTAGAGCCAAACCTAGAAGATGTATTTTTTACGAAAGTGAATTTACAATCTTGA
- a CDS encoding efflux RND transporter periplasmic adaptor subunit, with product MKKLLYLFPILLLFSCSEEENQSTQPQVQNLTESVYSSVTIQPDSMYQAFAAVTGILDNILVEEGDLVTIGQPILQIINANPKLNSENARLAMQIAKNNYNGKNPILNDLKNELELAKLKLQNDSVNFLRQQNLWREKIGSEAEYDTRKLQFETAKQTVNTLKNKYKRTTTELEQKLEQAANNYEASLTQTKDFTIKSKINGRIYSIFKNQGELISIQQPVAMIGSASKFIAELLVDEVDIARIELSQKVIITLDAYGKEVFEATVKKIYPQKNERSQTFKIEAEFTNEPPKLYPGLSGEANIIIAEKVNVLTIPKTYLIDNNNVKTDDGIIEIKTGLESLDKIEVISGIDKNTTINLPEE from the coding sequence ATGAAAAAGCTACTTTACCTCTTCCCTATTTTACTATTATTTAGTTGTAGCGAAGAAGAAAATCAATCTACTCAACCTCAAGTACAAAATTTAACTGAATCAGTTTATTCGTCAGTTACCATTCAACCTGACAGTATGTATCAGGCATTTGCTGCTGTAACTGGTATACTAGACAATATTTTGGTTGAAGAAGGTGATTTAGTAACTATAGGACAACCTATTTTACAAATAATAAACGCGAACCCTAAATTAAATTCTGAGAATGCTCGATTAGCCATGCAAATTGCTAAAAACAATTACAATGGTAAAAATCCAATTTTAAATGATTTAAAAAATGAATTAGAACTAGCCAAGCTAAAACTACAAAACGATTCTGTAAACTTTTTGAGACAACAAAACCTTTGGAGGGAAAAAATTGGTTCTGAAGCTGAATATGATACTCGTAAACTTCAGTTTGAAACAGCCAAACAAACTGTAAATACTTTAAAAAACAAATACAAAAGAACAACTACAGAGCTTGAGCAAAAATTAGAACAAGCTGCAAATAATTACGAAGCATCATTAACTCAAACGAAAGATTTTACGATAAAAAGTAAAATTAATGGTCGTATCTACTCTATTTTTAAAAACCAAGGTGAACTTATATCTATTCAACAACCCGTTGCCATGATTGGTAGCGCTTCAAAATTTATTGCCGAATTATTAGTTGATGAAGTTGATATAGCAAGAATTGAACTTAGTCAAAAAGTAATTATTACACTTGATGCTTATGGAAAGGAAGTTTTTGAAGCAACTGTAAAAAAAATATACCCTCAAAAAAACGAACGCTCTCAAACTTTTAAAATTGAAGCTGAATTTACTAATGAACCTCCTAAATTATACCCAGGGCTTTCAGGTGAAGCAAACATTATAATAGCAGAAAAAGTTAATGTCTTAACTATTCCAAAAACCTATTTAATCGATAACAATAATGTTAAAACTGATGATGGAATAATCGAAATTAAAACAGGATTAGAAAGTTTAGACAAAATTGAAGTTATATCTGGTATAGATAAAAATACTACCATTAATTTACCAGAAGAATAA
- the arfB gene encoding alternative ribosome rescue aminoacyl-tRNA hydrolase ArfB, with protein MQLEDLNKEVVFTTSRSGGSGGQNVNKVSTKVDLFFDVLNTSLLTERKKEIVLKKLSNRINNEGIFHLQCDETRSQLQNKEVAIKRCFELIQKALEPVKIRRNTKPTKGSVKRRLDGKKKHSAKKQNRNFKIGD; from the coding sequence ATGCAATTAGAAGATTTAAATAAAGAGGTAGTATTTACTACAAGTAGAAGCGGCGGTTCTGGAGGGCAGAATGTAAATAAGGTATCTACGAAAGTTGATTTATTTTTTGACGTTCTTAATACTTCTTTATTGACTGAAAGGAAAAAAGAAATTGTTTTAAAGAAATTAAGCAATAGAATTAATAATGAAGGGATTTTTCATTTGCAATGCGATGAAACTAGGAGTCAGTTGCAAAACAAAGAAGTTGCAATTAAACGATGTTTCGAATTAATTCAAAAAGCACTAGAACCAGTTAAAATTAGAAGGAATACAAAACCAACTAAAGGTTCCGTAAAAAGGCGTTTGGATGGAAAAAAGAAACATTCTGCTAAAAAGCAGAATAGAAATTTTAAAATTGGAGATTGA
- a CDS encoding nucleoside-diphosphate kinase has translation MAGNRTFTMIKPDAVEKNYIGGILKMINDAGFKIVAMKYTQLSKEKAGAFYEVHKERPFYGELVEYMSSGPIVAAILEKDNAVEDFRTLIGATNPAEAAEGTIRKIYAESIAANAVHGSDSDENAKIEGNFHFTAEEIIG, from the coding sequence ATGGCTGGGAACAGAACTTTTACAATGATTAAACCAGATGCAGTTGAAAAAAACTACATCGGTGGAATTTTAAAAATGATTAACGATGCAGGATTTAAAATCGTTGCAATGAAATACACTCAACTTTCAAAAGAGAAAGCTGGTGCATTTTACGAAGTACACAAAGAAAGACCTTTTTATGGTGAATTAGTTGAATATATGTCTTCAGGACCTATCGTTGCTGCTATTTTAGAAAAAGATAATGCTGTTGAAGATTTTAGAACATTAATTGGTGCTACAAATCCTGCTGAAGCTGCAGAAGGTACAATTAGAAAAATATATGCTGAATCTATTGCTGCAAATGCAGTTCATGGTTCTGATAGCGATGAAAACGCTAAAATAGAAGGTAACTTCCATTTTACTGCTGAAGAAATTATCGGATAA
- a CDS encoding ABC transporter permease/M1 family aminopeptidase: protein MFLEFLKLEIDSAIRKPMIYIFFFVMALLVFMAVVSDNVVIGGTVGNVYKNSPYVITNYVAILSIFGLLIAAAFFNTSALKDYDNNFSEILFSTPINKASYFFGRFFGALILATIPLLGVFFGFLLGAELGPKFDWISADRIGPFQFSTFINNYLLFILPNMFFAGTIIFALANKFKSTVISFVGALVIIIGYIISGTLLSDIDNETIGALADTFGIRAFSIDTKYFTPIEKNTVSVSFSGLLLMNRIIWLGLGTLILLASYFSFSFTTKNKKSKKLKASVKTDENTNLTLPEYSLNYDSGAGFKQFISFFKVNLTSIIKSTTFKILFVFSAIILIANLLNGFEYFGLQSYPLTYKMMDLIDGASAIFVIIILVFFSGELIWRDRASHINEVIDATPHNSFISLLAKSASLIVVASTINIFLIVISICYQLVTGYTNLEIGLYLQNFIYSSLPTYITWGLILIFIQVLINNKYIGYFVSVIVLFLLDILFLILDIDSNMLKIGSTPSLTYSDINGFGAALTSVHWFNLYWILFGILFLLIAGLLWVRGTAGNFKNRIKSIKKHITSKYALGLTIVTILWVSTAGYVYYNTQILNKYKTSDEQEELQVEYEKTYKKYQGIIQPQITKVKYHIDIFPKKRDVLVKSVITIKNNSNLPIDSLHYTIDESWHTKIHIRNGKQVFNDEKFGYQIYKLDEALQPGKSMRLIIESSYITNGFENNVSNLSVAENGTFINNFDVLPSFGYNEAYEISDKNDRKKFGLPEKERMPELEENCTTNCMSNYLTNGSADWVEVETFISTSDDQIAIAPGTLAKEWKEGSRNHYHYKVDHPSQNFYAFMSGRFEVARKKWNGIDIEVYYDKKHPYNVEMMQNAVQNSLDYYITNFGPYYHKQARIIEFPRYASFAQAFPGTMPYSESIGFIIDLTDEDENNVVDAVIAHEMAHQWWAHQVVGSKMQGATMFSESFAEYSSLMVMKKSTKDDIKMKNFLKYDLNRYLRGRSSEVDKELPLYKVENQTHIHYGKGSVILYALQDYIGEDKVNNAMRSFLEEYRYRNPPYPTSLDFLRHLEPQVPDSLNYLINDWFKEITLYDFRLMEANYTKLSNNKYEVTLDIEAKKLKADTIGNEIELPLNEWVDVGFYSAYDDEENATLMYQERMKFDKEKMNLTFTLDSLPVKAAIDPRRLLIERVYKDNLKSLAEKN, encoded by the coding sequence ATGTTTTTAGAGTTTTTAAAACTTGAAATAGATTCAGCCATTAGAAAACCAATGATTTACATTTTCTTTTTTGTAATGGCATTACTAGTATTTATGGCTGTAGTTAGCGATAATGTAGTAATTGGAGGAACAGTAGGAAACGTTTACAAAAATTCTCCTTATGTTATCACCAATTATGTGGCTATCCTCTCTATTTTTGGATTATTAATTGCTGCTGCTTTCTTTAATACTTCAGCATTAAAGGATTATGATAATAATTTTAGTGAAATATTATTTAGCACACCAATAAATAAAGCTTCTTACTTTTTTGGGCGTTTTTTTGGGGCTTTAATATTAGCTACAATCCCTTTACTTGGGGTATTTTTTGGTTTCCTTTTAGGTGCTGAATTAGGCCCGAAATTTGATTGGATTAGTGCCGACAGAATTGGACCTTTTCAATTCTCAACATTTATAAACAACTACCTACTTTTTATTTTACCCAACATGTTTTTTGCGGGTACTATAATTTTTGCTTTAGCCAATAAGTTTAAAAGCACCGTAATTTCTTTTGTAGGAGCATTAGTTATAATTATTGGATATATTATTTCAGGAACTTTATTATCTGACATTGACAATGAAACCATTGGAGCCTTAGCTGATACATTCGGAATTAGAGCTTTTAGTATTGATACTAAATACTTTACTCCAATTGAAAAAAATACTGTTTCTGTTAGTTTCTCAGGTTTACTTTTAATGAATAGAATAATATGGTTGGGCTTAGGAACATTAATTCTTTTAGCATCTTATTTTTCATTCTCATTTACAACTAAAAACAAAAAATCTAAAAAACTTAAGGCTTCTGTTAAAACTGACGAAAACACCAATTTAACTTTACCTGAATATAGTTTAAATTATGATTCGGGAGCTGGATTTAAGCAGTTTATCAGTTTCTTTAAGGTTAACTTAACTAGTATTATTAAGAGTACCACTTTTAAAATATTATTTGTTTTTAGTGCTATTATTCTTATTGCTAATTTATTAAATGGTTTTGAATATTTTGGACTTCAATCTTACCCATTAACTTACAAAATGATGGATTTAATTGATGGTGCCTCAGCTATTTTTGTAATTATAATTTTAGTCTTTTTTAGTGGTGAATTAATATGGAGAGATAGAGCAAGTCATATTAACGAAGTAATTGATGCTACCCCTCATAATTCATTTATTTCATTATTAGCAAAATCAGCATCATTAATTGTTGTTGCTTCAACTATCAACATCTTTTTAATTGTTATTTCAATTTGCTATCAATTAGTTACTGGTTATACCAATCTAGAAATAGGATTATATCTACAAAATTTCATCTACTCCTCACTTCCAACATACATTACTTGGGGGCTGATTCTGATTTTCATCCAAGTGTTAATCAACAACAAATACATTGGTTATTTTGTTTCTGTTATTGTGCTGTTTTTGTTAGATATTTTATTCTTGATTTTAGATATAGATTCTAACATGCTAAAAATTGGATCAACTCCATCTCTTACCTATTCTGATATAAATGGATTTGGAGCAGCACTAACCTCTGTTCATTGGTTTAATTTGTACTGGATTTTATTTGGTATTTTATTCTTATTAATTGCTGGCCTTTTATGGGTAAGAGGAACAGCGGGTAATTTTAAAAATAGAATTAAATCTATCAAAAAACACATTACTTCTAAATATGCATTAGGACTTACTATTGTAACCATTTTATGGGTTTCAACAGCTGGTTATGTTTATTACAATACACAAATACTAAACAAATACAAAACTTCTGACGAACAAGAAGAATTACAAGTTGAGTATGAAAAAACATATAAAAAATACCAAGGAATTATTCAACCTCAAATCACTAAAGTAAAATACCATATTGATATTTTCCCAAAGAAAAGAGATGTTTTAGTAAAATCGGTTATTACTATAAAAAACAACTCAAATTTACCTATTGATAGTTTACATTATACTATAGATGAATCATGGCACACTAAGATTCACATTCGTAATGGAAAGCAAGTATTTAATGATGAAAAATTTGGTTATCAAATATATAAATTAGATGAAGCTTTACAACCTGGTAAAAGTATGCGTTTGATTATCGAATCGAGTTACATTACAAATGGATTTGAAAACAATGTTAGCAATTTAAGTGTTGCTGAAAATGGAACATTCATTAATAATTTTGATGTGCTTCCAAGTTTTGGTTATAACGAAGCTTATGAGATTTCTGATAAAAATGATAGAAAAAAATTCGGGTTACCTGAGAAAGAAAGAATGCCAGAATTAGAAGAAAATTGCACTACTAATTGTATGTCTAATTACTTAACTAATGGCTCGGCTGATTGGGTTGAAGTTGAAACATTTATATCAACAAGTGATGATCAAATAGCTATTGCTCCAGGAACACTAGCTAAAGAATGGAAAGAAGGTTCAAGAAATCATTATCATTATAAAGTTGATCATCCTTCTCAAAACTTCTATGCTTTTATGTCGGGTAGATTTGAAGTAGCTCGTAAAAAATGGAATGGCATTGACATAGAAGTTTATTATGATAAAAAACATCCTTACAATGTTGAAATGATGCAAAATGCAGTTCAAAACTCATTGGATTATTACATAACAAACTTTGGCCCTTATTATCATAAACAAGCTCGTATTATTGAGTTCCCAAGATATGCTAGTTTTGCTCAAGCATTCCCAGGAACCATGCCTTATTCTGAATCTATTGGGTTTATTATAGATTTAACGGATGAAGATGAAAATAATGTAGTTGATGCTGTAATTGCTCATGAAATGGCTCATCAATGGTGGGCTCATCAAGTGGTTGGTTCTAAAATGCAAGGAGCGACTATGTTTTCTGAAAGTTTTGCTGAATATTCTTCGTTAATGGTGATGAAAAAGTCAACCAAAGACGATATTAAAATGAAAAACTTCTTAAAATATGATTTAAACAGATATTTAAGAGGAAGAAGCAGTGAGGTTGATAAAGAATTACCTCTTTACAAAGTAGAGAATCAAACTCATATTCATTACGGAAAAGGTAGTGTTATTCTTTATGCGCTTCAAGATTACATTGGAGAAGATAAGGTTAACAATGCTATGAGAAGCTTTTTAGAGGAATATCGTTACAGAAACCCTCCCTACCCTACTTCACTAGATTTTTTAAGGCATCTAGAACCTCAAGTTCCAGACTCTTTAAATTATTTAATTAACGATTGGTTTAAAGAAATTACCTTGTACGACTTTAGATTGATGGAAGCTAATTACACTAAACTTAGCAATAATAAATATGAAGTTACACTTGATATTGAAGCTAAAAAATTAAAAGCTGATACGATTGGTAATGAAATTGAACTTCCTCTTAATGAATGGGTTGATGTTGGTTTTTATAGTGCTTACGATGACGAGGAAAATGCTACTTTGATGTATCAAGAAAGAATGAAGTTTGATAAAGAAAAAATGAACTTAACATTTACACTTGATAGTTTACCTGTGAAGGCAGCAATTGACCCACGAAGATTGTTGATAGAACGAGTTTATAAAGACAATTTAAAATCACTTGCTGAGAAAAATTAA
- the dapF gene encoding diaminopimelate epimerase has protein sequence MKIPFFKYQGTGNDFVMIDNRINLFDKTNISAIQHLCDRRFGIGSDGLILIENLPDFDFNMVFFNPDGSQSFCGNGSRCAVAFAKFLGIIDNQAYFNSTDGEHEAWVSANGDISLKMHDVKLIEKGDGYYFINTGSPHYIKEETNLKELDVVSEGREIRYNDRFKEEGTNVNFVKYNQESLDIRTYERGVEGETLSCGTGVTAAALSWADKFKLSAGKVDVNAQGGKLSVGFKRNENGFNDIWLIGPAQYVFKGEIEV, from the coding sequence ATGAAAATTCCATTTTTTAAATATCAAGGAACAGGTAACGATTTTGTGATGATAGATAATCGAATAAATTTGTTTGATAAAACTAACATTTCTGCAATTCAACACCTTTGTGACCGTAGATTTGGAATAGGTTCTGATGGATTAATTCTAATTGAGAATTTACCAGATTTTGATTTCAATATGGTGTTTTTTAACCCTGATGGAAGTCAAAGTTTTTGTGGTAACGGGAGCCGTTGTGCTGTTGCTTTCGCAAAGTTTTTGGGAATAATCGACAATCAAGCTTACTTCAATTCAACTGATGGAGAGCACGAAGCATGGGTGAGTGCAAATGGAGATATTAGCCTTAAAATGCATGATGTTAAATTGATAGAAAAAGGCGATGGATATTATTTTATTAATACCGGCTCACCTCATTATATTAAAGAAGAAACTAATTTAAAAGAATTAGATGTTGTATCTGAGGGAAGAGAAATTCGCTACAATGATAGATTCAAAGAAGAAGGAACGAATGTAAATTTTGTAAAATACAATCAAGAAAGTTTAGATATTAGAACTTACGAGAGAGGTGTAGAAGGAGAAACCTTATCATGTGGAACGGGTGTTACTGCAGCTGCATTAAGTTGGGCAGATAAATTTAAACTTTCTGCTGGAAAAGTTGATGTAAATGCACAAGGCGGAAAGTTGAGTGTTGGTTTTAAAAGAAATGAAAACGGGTTTAATGATATTTGGTTGATTGGTCCAGCTCAATATGTTTTTAAAGGAGAAATAGAAGTTTGA
- a CDS encoding class I SAM-dependent rRNA methyltransferase: MELKSIVLNRDKDKSLERKHPWVFSGAINKIISDTGEAPKEGELVEVVNAKNKFLALGYFSDATIAVRVISFEKTVINQNFWTKKVQSAFNVRESLGLTENPTTNMYRLMHAEGDGVPGLIIDFYNGTAVIQAHTLSIYNNISFIVEALKKVYGEKLIAIYNKSAESLAKQTDLKVENEYVYQNGEVNLIGTEYDCDFNLDWINGQKTGFFLDQRENRKLIGEFSNKKKVLNTFCYSGGFSISALKAGAKEVHSVDSSQKAIDLTDANVKLNKLKKHKSFTSDTLDYLKDNTIDYDVIILDPPAYAKNQKAKHNAVQGYKRLNAMALKQIKPGGILFTFSCSQAVNRKLFYDTITAAAIEVGRNIRVLHHLSQPADHPVNIYHPEGEYLKGLVLYVE; the protein is encoded by the coding sequence ATGGAATTAAAATCGATTGTACTAAATAGAGATAAAGATAAATCGCTTGAACGAAAACACCCTTGGGTTTTTTCTGGAGCTATAAACAAAATAATAAGCGATACAGGTGAAGCTCCAAAAGAGGGAGAACTTGTTGAAGTTGTTAATGCTAAAAATAAATTTTTAGCATTAGGTTATTTTAGTGATGCTACAATTGCTGTTCGTGTAATTTCTTTTGAGAAAACAGTTATCAACCAAAATTTTTGGACAAAAAAAGTACAATCAGCTTTTAATGTTAGAGAAAGTTTAGGGTTAACCGAAAACCCAACAACCAACATGTATCGCTTAATGCATGCTGAAGGTGATGGAGTTCCTGGATTAATTATAGATTTTTACAATGGTACTGCTGTCATCCAAGCCCATACCCTAAGCATTTATAACAACATCAGTTTTATAGTCGAAGCCTTAAAAAAGGTTTATGGTGAAAAACTTATTGCCATTTATAACAAAAGTGCCGAAAGTTTGGCAAAACAAACCGATTTAAAAGTTGAAAATGAATACGTTTACCAAAATGGAGAAGTTAATTTAATTGGTACCGAATATGATTGTGACTTCAATTTAGATTGGATTAACGGTCAAAAAACAGGCTTCTTTTTAGATCAAAGAGAAAATAGAAAATTAATTGGTGAATTCTCAAATAAGAAGAAAGTATTAAATACTTTTTGTTACTCTGGTGGATTCTCTATTTCTGCTTTAAAAGCAGGAGCAAAAGAAGTTCATTCTGTTGATAGTTCTCAAAAAGCAATCGACTTAACAGATGCCAATGTTAAATTAAATAAACTAAAAAAACATAAATCTTTTACTTCTGACACTTTAGATTATTTAAAAGACAACACCATTGATTATGATGTTATTATTCTTGACCCACCAGCTTATGCTAAAAACCAAAAGGCTAAACATAATGCTGTTCAAGGATATAAACGATTAAATGCAATGGCATTAAAACAAATAAAACCAGGTGGTATATTATTTACTTTTTCTTGCTCACAAGCGGTAAATAGAAAATTATTTTACGACACCATTACAGCTGCTGCTATTGAAGTTGGAAGAAATATTAGAGTTTTACATCACTTATCTCAACCAGCTGATCATCCAGTAAATATTTATCACCCTGAAGGGGAATACCTAAAAGGCTTAGTGCTTTATGTGGAATAA
- a CDS encoding prolyl oligopeptidase family serine peptidase, producing the protein MRELIIIGAITSIFFTACVDKNETEKTTFNYPETYRDSSIIDDYHGQKITDYYRWLENENSDSTKNWVIAQNKLTFDYINKIPSRQKLYDDLKGMWNFESISTPSKHGDYYVYSKNDGIQNQSVFYIKKGMDGAEEILLDPNTLSEDGTVSVSTFSISNDNKYLAYGLSVAGSDWKDFKVMNLETKEMQPDFITWVKFSGISWYENGFFYSGYTPQKDENKLTQKNEFAKVFYHKLGTDQSEDKIIFEDKEHPLRGFYASVTEDEKYISIAANEGTSGNMLYIRDLTKPDSEFIQVTNNFENDTWLVDNFGDKLLLFTNIDAPNNRVIQITLDNVSKENWADFIPEKETKLESISVAGNRIFTTYLQDVSSKIEILNIDGTYHSDLKLPGKGICNGVYGKKEENTAFYSYSSYLNPSTSYELNVETLKAKEYFKPEIDFKSEDYISKQVFYTSADGEKIPMFINYHKDTKLDGNAPCLLYAYGGFNISVKPSFSVINAVFMKNGGIYAVANIRGGSEYGEKWHKAGMLNNKQNVFNDFIAAAEYLKEIKYTSTEKLALHGRSNGGLLMGAVMTQRPDLASVVLPGVGVLDMLRYHKFTIGWAWAVEYGSSDNKEQFDNLIKYSPLHNIKETSYPATLVLTGDHDDRVVPAHSFKFISELQHQQKGDKPVMVRIDVNAGHGAGKPKEKSIGEWADIWAFTFHNLNHPLK; encoded by the coding sequence ATGAGAGAACTAATAATTATCGGTGCCATAACCTCTATTTTTTTCACCGCTTGTGTAGATAAAAATGAAACTGAAAAAACAACTTTTAACTATCCCGAAACTTATAGAGATTCTTCAATTATAGATGATTATCACGGACAGAAAATAACTGATTATTACCGATGGTTAGAAAATGAGAATTCTGATTCTACTAAAAATTGGGTTATAGCTCAAAACAAATTAACTTTTGACTACATCAATAAGATACCATCTCGTCAAAAATTATATGATGATTTAAAAGGCATGTGGAATTTCGAAAGTATTTCTACTCCTTCAAAACATGGTGATTATTATGTTTACTCCAAAAACGATGGCATTCAAAACCAAAGTGTTTTTTATATCAAAAAAGGAATGGATGGAGCTGAAGAAATTTTGTTAGACCCAAATACTTTATCAGAAGATGGCACTGTGTCTGTTTCTACTTTTTCAATTTCAAACGATAACAAATACTTGGCTTATGGTCTATCTGTTGCAGGTTCTGACTGGAAAGATTTTAAAGTAATGAATTTAGAAACTAAAGAAATGCAACCTGACTTTATTACTTGGGTTAAATTTTCTGGTATTTCTTGGTATGAAAATGGCTTCTTTTACAGTGGCTACACTCCTCAAAAAGATGAAAATAAACTAACTCAGAAAAATGAATTTGCTAAAGTTTTTTACCACAAATTAGGCACTGACCAATCTGAAGACAAAATCATTTTTGAAGACAAAGAACACCCTTTAAGGGGATTTTATGCTTCTGTTACTGAAGATGAAAAATACATTTCAATAGCTGCTAATGAAGGGACAAGTGGAAACATGCTCTACATAAGAGACTTAACTAAACCAGATAGTGAGTTTATTCAAGTAACTAACAATTTTGAAAATGATACTTGGCTAGTTGATAATTTTGGAGATAAACTATTGTTATTTACTAATATCGATGCTCCAAACAATAGAGTTATTCAAATTACATTAGATAATGTTTCTAAAGAAAATTGGGCTGATTTTATTCCAGAAAAAGAAACTAAACTAGAAAGTATTTCTGTTGCTGGTAATAGAATTTTTACAACCTACTTACAAGATGTTAGTTCAAAAATTGAAATATTAAATATCGATGGAACATACCATTCTGATTTAAAACTACCCGGAAAAGGAATTTGTAATGGTGTATATGGTAAAAAAGAAGAAAACACAGCTTTCTATTCATACTCATCTTATTTAAACCCTAGTACTAGCTACGAATTAAATGTTGAAACTCTTAAAGCTAAAGAATATTTTAAACCTGAAATAGATTTCAAATCAGAAGATTATATTTCTAAGCAAGTATTTTATACTAGTGCTGATGGAGAAAAAATACCTATGTTTATTAACTATCATAAAGACACTAAATTAGACGGAAACGCTCCATGCTTACTATATGCTTACGGAGGGTTTAATATCAGCGTTAAGCCAAGTTTTAGTGTTATAAATGCTGTTTTTATGAAAAATGGAGGCATTTACGCTGTTGCAAACATTAGAGGTGGAAGTGAATATGGAGAGAAATGGCATAAAGCCGGAATGCTTAATAACAAACAAAATGTGTTTAATGATTTTATTGCTGCAGCGGAATATTTAAAAGAAATCAAATACACTAGCACTGAAAAACTTGCTTTACACGGAAGATCAAATGGTGGTTTGTTAATGGGGGCAGTTATGACTCAACGACCTGATTTAGCTTCAGTTGTATTACCTGGAGTTGGTGTTTTAGATATGCTTCGTTACCACAAATTTACAATTGGCTGGGCTTGGGCTGTAGAATATGGAAGTAGCGACAATAAAGAACAATTTGATAATTTAATAAAATACTCCCCTTTACACAATATTAAAGAAACAAGTTATCCTGCTACTTTAGTTCTAACTGGAGATCATGATGATAGAGTTGTTCCTGCTCATTCATTTAAATTTATATCTGAATTGCAACACCAACAAAAAGGAGATAAACCTGTAATGGTTAGAATTGATGTAAATGCAGGTCATGGAGCTGGAAAACCTAAAGAAAAATCGATAGGTGAATGGGCAGATATTTGGGCATTTACTTTTCATAATTTAAATCATCCTCTTAAGTAA